The window TCGGTGCGAATTCCCGCGAGCAGTTCATTAATGCGCATTTCAATTGGCTGGGTGAACACTTTGTTCATCCCTGGAAGGTCAGCCAGTTCCCGGTCCATGAGGGCGACCAGCTCCTGCTGGTTGCCGGCGCGGGTCCACTCCGAGCGCGGTTTGAGCGTGGCGTAGACATCGGTAAGTTCGAGACCCATCGGGTCGGTGGCCAGCTCGGCCGTGCCGGTGCGTGACCAGATCTGGTCTATTTCGTCGGGGAAAGCGGCCAGCAGGGCGCGCTCGATGGTCTCGCCCCCCGAGGATGATTGCTCCAGCGAGATTCCGGCGAGACGAATCACGTTGATAGTCACCGTCCCTTCGCTCAAGCGCGGAACGAATTCAGCACCCAGCCGAGTGAAGAGGAGCAGACCGCCCGCCACCATTATGACGGCTGTGCTCAGAACTGCCGGGCGGTGTTTCATGGCGAACCGCAAGGCGGGCTGATACAGGCGCTGCACCCAGCGCACCAGGAACGGTTCGCGCTCGCTTCCGTGACGCTTGAGAAACACCGCCAAAAGCGCGGGGATAACGGTGAACGAGAGCACCAACGAGCCAAGCAGGACGAAAATCACGGTCAGCGCCATCGGGCGGAACATTTTCCCCTCGACACCCTGCAGGGTTAGTATCGGCAGGTAGACGAGCATGATGATCAGCTCGCCGAACAGAGTCGGTTTGCGCACCTCGAGGATGGCATTTCGAAGTATTTCGAGCCGGGACCCATTCGCCTGCGGCTGGGTGAGTCGTCGCACCGAGTTTTCTACCTGGATCACGGCGTTGTCGACCGCGAGTCCGAAATCGATCGCGCCCAGGCTCATGAGGCTGCCGACTATTCCGAATCGGCTCATCATATCAAAGGCAAAGAGCATCGAAAGCGGTATGGCCGAGGCGACAATCAAGCCGGCCCTGATGTTGCCGAGGAACATGAACAGCACGGCGATTACCAACACTGCGCCATAAGTCAGGTTGTGGGTCACGGTCGAAAGCACCTGATCGACCAGGTGAGTGCGGACATACACCGGGCGGGTCTCGACACCGGCGGGAAGTGACTTCTTGATTTCTTCGAGACGTTCGGCCAGCCGGGCCGCTACTTCGTGCGAATTCTGGCCGGAGATCATGAAACCGAGTCCGAGCACAACCTCGCCGGTTCCCATGTAGGTGGCGGCGCCTCGTCGGATCTCGTGGCCGATTAGAACGTCTGCGACATCATCAACATGAATCGGAACATCGTTGCGAGTCTCGACCACGAGGTTTCTGATGTGATCCAGGCGATTGACGACACCGATCCCGGCAACAATTGTCTGCTCGCCGGCGCGTACCATCTGGCCGCCGGGGACATTGCCGATGCTCTCCTGCACGGTCTCGATGAGATCCGTCAGGCTGAGGCGATACTGGGCGAGCCGGTTGGGGTCGACAAGGATATGGTACTGGCGTTCGAAGCCACCCCAACTGTTGATTTCCGCCACGCCGGGGACAGATTGAAGCTGCGGTTTGATGATCCAGTCCTGAATGGTGCGGAGTTCGGTGTGGTCCTCGGTCTTCCCCAGGACGACATAGTGGAAGATTTCTCCGAGACCGGTCGATATCGGTCCCAGCCGGGGCGCCTCGACATCATCGGGGAGATCGATACCCGGCAGCCGTTCGGCGACCTGCTGGCGGGCGCGATAGATATCTACTTCGTCATCAAAAATGAGATTGACCTGCGAGATGCCGTATTTCGAGATCGAGCGGACATCGCTCAGACCGGTCAGGCCGGAGAGTTCGCGCTCGATGGGGAAAGTGATCTGGCGCTCTACTTCTTCCGGCGCCCAGCCGGGAGCCGAGACATTGACCTGCACGAGGACCGGTGTGGTATCCGGGAAGGCGTCGAACGGCAGGTTTACCAGCGCCGTCAGTCCCAGCACGATCAGGAGCAGGGTTAGAGACAGAATCAGCCACCGGCGGCGAATACTGAAGTCGATTAAGCTGGTCAGCATCGGCTGCTCTACTCTCCGGCGCAGCCGGCGCCGAGACTTTCTTTCTTCAGCTCAGTCTTGAGCAGGAAGCTCCCGTCGGTTACCACCAGATCCCCCGCCGCGAGTCCGGAGCGGACCATATAATGGTCACGATCACCGCGATCAATAGCCACTTTGTGCGGGCGATAGCGGTCAACCGCCTCCTGCAAAAACACAATGTGGCAGCAGCCTTCCCACTGCACGGCATCCTTGGAGACCAGCAAGGCCGAGGAACCGCCCGGCTGCTGCAACTGAATGCGTCCGAAGAGATGAGCGCGCAGTTCCGGATCGGGGCGCGTCACCCGGGCCCGAACGATACCGGTGCGCGTGTCCGGTTCGAGATACTGCGACACCCAGATAACCTCGCCCTCGGTGCGAGCGAGCGCTTCACCGTCGACCGAGAATGTCACCTTCTGACCGAGGCGAAAAGCGGTCAGGTCCTGTTCACGGACATGAGCCTGGATCCAGAGGGCGCTCGGTCGGCCCAGCAGTCCGAATGCCGAACCGGCCGGCAGTTGCTCGCCCAGGGGAGCGCGGCGCTCGAGGATAGTACCGGCCATGGCGGCGCGAATAAGCCAGCGGGGGCCGGTATCGCGGGAATCCAGCAGGTTTTGCAGGTCGGATTCGCCCAGACCTGCCGCACGAAGCCGCCCCACCGCGCCGTTGACCTCCGACAAGGCCGCCTTCTCCGACGCCTCAACGTCCTGGAGCTCGGACTGGCTGATGAGATCTTTGAGGGCAAGTTCTCGGGCGCGTGTTAACTGCTGCTGGTCGCGGGTCCAGTCGGCGTGAGCGGTCAGGTAGTCTGACTTTAGCTGCGCCACCTCAGGGGATTCCACATCGGCCAGAGGCTGTCCCTCGCCAACCTGCTGCCCGGGATCTACCAGCCACCGGATGACGGTGGCGGGCACGGTGGTAGTAACCGCCGCAGTTCTGGTTTCGTCAAACACGATCTCCGCCGGAGCCTCAATCATAACCGCCGCCGCCATAGCGGGCATCGCCGGTTCGACCTTGAGGCCAACGCGCTCGGCTGTACGTTGGGAAGCAAAGCGGATCACCGCCTTATCCGACGTGCAGCCCGGTTCGTTGGCGGGGAAGAAAACTGTCGCGGTCACCGGCTCAGCAGTCACGACTTCGACCGGTTCCTGCGGAAACGTCAATGACGGATTGCACTGACGGCAGTGCGACTCGGGCAGATTATGCTCGCCGCACCAGTTGTGGTTCGCTCTGAAAACGTCGACCAGTTGCGGATTACACTTCGTGCACTCAGATTCCGGGACGCGATGCTCGGCGCACCAGTCGGTTCCACGGTCGGCGATGTCCAGCGCAGCCTCCTCGGCCCTGGGCTCTTGCCCGATAGCGCGCGCTTCGCTGATTTCCGGGCGCATGTTAACCGTATTGCCGCGAAACAGCCCGGAAAGGCCCGTGCCGATCACGATTCCGAGCGAAATGAGCGCCAGGTATGCCAATGTTCTTCGCATAGCTTTTGATTCTCCACGCGGGAGTCGGGCCGGGCAACGTAGATGCGCCGGGGCCGATGTACCCGCTACAATTGTTGATTGGGTGTCCGCCGCGAAGGCGGAAATAGAGCTACGCGATCAGACGAGGAGGGTGATCGCGCCCATCGATATGGGGCGGACGCAAGTCGACAAGAATATCGCTGACAAGCCGTTCAGCCTGCAGGAAAATCTCGGACCCGACAGGACTCCCGGGTGAGGTGGCCAGTGGCTGGTAATGGCAGCCACAGCGCCAGTAATCGCTGCATTCGCTTTCGGCGCAGCAATCGTCGGGGTGAGCGAGCGCTCCGAAAGTCGGAGCTACCAGGGTCAGGATGACCAGAACAGCCGCCAGGCGATGGTAGATTATGTTAGTCGGTTTTGCCAAAGTGCTGACTCACTCTCCAATCAAGACTGAATATATATTAATTGTTCAATCAGTCAAGTGTTCCCGTTGAGAGAAGGTGACAGATCCAGCGACGGGCCTGCTTGCGCCAACGAATCTTATTGATGTCCAGTTGGTTACATCCGTAGTGCAGAGGCTCGAGAGCCTGCAAGCCGGCTGGCGACTGCAAGAACAAAGGATGGCTCTCTAATGGCATGATAAAATTTCGCCGACAAATAGGACCGAAAAAAGAAGATTTGTCTTGATTGCGAGTAGCGGCTGAGTTTATATTCGCAGCGATTGTGTCACAGTACTGTCATGATGCGTGCTGTGCTGACTGGTTGGACTAAATGATCACAACTCGACTGACTTCCGCTCGGACCGTGCGCCGCCGTGAACTTACCGCGCACACGGTGACCATCGTTCTTATTACGCTCTTGTCTCTTCCACTTAAGGGCGAGGAACCGGCCGTTGATGACGGCAGCTGTCTTTCCTGCCACGAGGAATATGATGCCGGGTTAGCAAGAACTGCCCATGCACTCGGACCTACGGGCAGCGGCAAAGTCTGGTGTGTATCCTGTCATGAGGGTGGCCAGATACATTTAGAAGATCCGACTAAAGACAATATCACTAATCCGAGCCGGATGGTTGGCGCGGAAGCGCGGGCTGTATGCTCAGCCTGTCACGACGCCCACAAGCAGCTCGATGATTCTGGTTTCGACGTTCACTCCCAGCAGCAGCTTAACTGCGCCAGTTGCCACAAGGTGCATGGCGGATCGGCGGCGCTTCTGCTGAGCGATCGCGCCGAGTTTTGTCGACCCTGCCATGAAGATGTTGTCGGCTCGATGCATCGCCGCTCGCAACACCCGGTGAATCAGCGGGCTGTTACCTGTTTAAGTTGTCATAGCTTTGTCAAGAGGTCAGACCATGGTGTGGCCTATGACCAGGCGCGTGTTTGCCAGAGTTGTCATCCGGTCCAAAGCGGTCCGTTTCCGTACGAACATCCCGCAACGAGCGCGTCTCTGGTCGAAGGGGGCAGTTGCCTTGAGTGTCATGCGCCGCACAGCAGCGAGAATGACCGCTTGCTGCGCCAGCCCGGAGCGGCGCTGTGCAGACAGTGTCACGTCGAACCGCCGGGCCATCGCAATCTACCGGCCCTGCACGGATTCGTGCGCGATATCGAGGACTGTTTCGCATGTCACACCGGCGTACACGGTTCGATGACGAGTCACAAACTGCTTGACCCGATGCTGCAGGCCCGGCTGGGCAGCCCGCAGGATTGCACTCAGTGTCACGAACTATAAGACTGGGGTGCGGAGAGCAATGAACAGGACAGAGTGTCGAACAAGACATAGCATCAGTTGCCTTCCGGTGATCATCATGATCGGCTTGCTGCCATTCAAATCGCTGGCATCGGCAGGCTCGGGCACCGTCAAAGCCGGATACCTATTTACCGATGAAGTGGGTGACCGTGCTCTGAACCAGGAAACATTCAATGTCTATTCCGGAATGGGGCTCTCACTGGAACGGTTTTCATTCCAGTTTCAAAACGGCGTAAGGGTGACATCTGATCTGACGGACCTGACTCTAAACAACCGCAACCTGACATTCGGAATCGAGAAAACCGGCAAGTTCCGCCTGGACCTGCATAACGATCAGTATAGGAGATTCTACGACTTTGAGGGTGGTCGGTTTACAAGGCGACGCACCACGAGCGCACAACTCTCCGTCCGGCCGATCCGCGAAGTGGAGTTGTACGGCGGCGTTTACCTGATTGACCGTCACGGCGACTATCAGGACGCGCTTGCGGTGACCAGAGGCATTGCGCCAATGGACTTCCGCTACTCCACCGTGACCACCGGGGCACACGTCGCCCACCGGGGGAGAAACATCGATGTGTCTTATCAGCGTTTCAAACTGACCCAGGAGATTCAGTCCGACCCGTCGCAGGTTGATCGAACCGCAGACGCTTTCCGTTTCGACGCTTCCACTCCGGTGCCGAAACTTGATCAGGTCTCTCTCTCCGGCGGATATCAATATCGAAAGGACTACGGCGATCTTCCCGGTGAGATAAAGACCAATCTCGGCTGGGGAGCGGCAAGGTGGGACCTCCCCCGCGATTATCAACTCGAGTATCGCCTGGTATTCGCCCGCACCGATCAGACTACTTTGGACAGGGAGACGGACAACGCCACCAACACCGTCACCATCGGTAAACTCTGGCGCACCGGATATGGGATCAGGGTGGGTTACGAAAACCGGATCGCCGATGATCTGACCAATCGAACCGAAGCGCACGGTCTCCTTGTATCTACCTGGGGACGCATTGGCGCCCGCTTCACCGCGAAGGCGTCAGCTTCGTTTCTGGACAAAGATGTGGTCGACGGAACGACTCTTACAGGCGATCAGTCCTCCAGTCGCTTTAAGATCTCCGGACGCTATTCGGTCCCTGAATACGGCGACCTGTGCGTTCAGTGGTCCAGCCGGGTGACCACGCACGATCCGGTGCCGGTTCTACGTGATTCGG is drawn from Candidatus Zixiibacteriota bacterium and contains these coding sequences:
- a CDS encoding CusA/CzcA family heavy metal efflux RND transporter, with translation MLTSLIDFSIRRRWLILSLTLLLIVLGLTALVNLPFDAFPDTTPVLVQVNVSAPGWAPEEVERQITFPIERELSGLTGLSDVRSISKYGISQVNLIFDDEVDIYRARQQVAERLPGIDLPDDVEAPRLGPISTGLGEIFHYVVLGKTEDHTELRTIQDWIIKPQLQSVPGVAEINSWGGFERQYHILVDPNRLAQYRLSLTDLIETVQESIGNVPGGQMVRAGEQTIVAGIGVVNRLDHIRNLVVETRNDVPIHVDDVADVLIGHEIRRGAATYMGTGEVVLGLGFMISGQNSHEVAARLAERLEEIKKSLPAGVETRPVYVRTHLVDQVLSTVTHNLTYGAVLVIAVLFMFLGNIRAGLIVASAIPLSMLFAFDMMSRFGIVGSLMSLGAIDFGLAVDNAVIQVENSVRRLTQPQANGSRLEILRNAILEVRKPTLFGELIIMLVYLPILTLQGVEGKMFRPMALTVIFVLLGSLVLSFTVIPALLAVFLKRHGSEREPFLVRWVQRLYQPALRFAMKHRPAVLSTAVIMVAGGLLLFTRLGAEFVPRLSEGTVTINVIRLAGISLEQSSSGGETIERALLAAFPDEIDQIWSRTGTAELATDPMGLELTDVYATLKPRSEWTRAGNQQELVALMDRELADLPGMNKVFTQPIEMRINELLAGIRTDVGIKLFGDDLDVLEEKAEQIALLAERIPGSADVSVEQLTGQPEFLIEVDRGKLSRFGLPAREVLNYIESIGGIKVGEVFEGQRRFDLQVRLDPGYASVPEDIERVPIQSVTGAQLTLDRVTTPVLASGRSTITREWGKRRVVVQCNVRDRDVLSFVNDLRERIDAQVPLDPGYFVRFGGQFENLERARTRLAVVVPLALFMIFGLLYWTYGSFRDAILIFTGVPLAALGGVAALALRGMPFSISAAVGFIALSGIAVLNGLVLVSHIKRLRSEGTELDAAVQRAGIVRMRPVLMTALVAAFGFVPMALSQGVGAEVQRPLATVVIGGIVTSTALTLFVLPVLYSLFGARSASES
- a CDS encoding efflux RND transporter periplasmic adaptor subunit; translation: MRRTLAYLALISLGIVIGTGLSGLFRGNTVNMRPEISEARAIGQEPRAEEAALDIADRGTDWCAEHRVPESECTKCNPQLVDVFRANHNWCGEHNLPESHCRQCNPSLTFPQEPVEVVTAEPVTATVFFPANEPGCTSDKAVIRFASQRTAERVGLKVEPAMPAMAAAVMIEAPAEIVFDETRTAAVTTTVPATVIRWLVDPGQQVGEGQPLADVESPEVAQLKSDYLTAHADWTRDQQQLTRARELALKDLISQSELQDVEASEKAALSEVNGAVGRLRAAGLGESDLQNLLDSRDTGPRWLIRAAMAGTILERRAPLGEQLPAGSAFGLLGRPSALWIQAHVREQDLTAFRLGQKVTFSVDGEALARTEGEVIWVSQYLEPDTRTGIVRARVTRPDPELRAHLFGRIQLQQPGGSSALLVSKDAVQWEGCCHIVFLQEAVDRYRPHKVAIDRGDRDHYMVRSGLAAGDLVVTDGSFLLKTELKKESLGAGCAGE
- a CDS encoding cytochrome c3 family protein; translated protein: MITTRLTSARTVRRRELTAHTVTIVLITLLSLPLKGEEPAVDDGSCLSCHEEYDAGLARTAHALGPTGSGKVWCVSCHEGGQIHLEDPTKDNITNPSRMVGAEARAVCSACHDAHKQLDDSGFDVHSQQQLNCASCHKVHGGSAALLLSDRAEFCRPCHEDVVGSMHRRSQHPVNQRAVTCLSCHSFVKRSDHGVAYDQARVCQSCHPVQSGPFPYEHPATSASLVEGGSCLECHAPHSSENDRLLRQPGAALCRQCHVEPPGHRNLPALHGFVRDIEDCFACHTGVHGSMTSHKLLDPMLQARLGSPQDCTQCHEL